A single window of Labrus mixtus chromosome 23, fLabMix1.1, whole genome shotgun sequence DNA harbors:
- the LOC132958393 gene encoding transcription factor 7-like: MFGRGEISPMSGLNVNSAGSTFGKLHMIDWCPPQQQYLNMTSRGQSNTSHTLTALSIHPLIPLLLYSDKHFPPSPPYSQPIGAPAAKQADAHSRTHPSYRGNNINNTQLVKKPLNAFMLYMKEMRHKVLQEGRERESAAINRILGHRWHALSRSEQSKYYELAQKERLLHMQLYPGWSARDNYGKRKRKQNKQQTGSCTSWTLSAG; the protein is encoded by the exons ATGTTCGGCAGAGGG GAGATCAGCCCGATGAGTGGACTGAATGTGAACTCTGCAGGCTCCACTTTTG GTAAACTTCATATGATCGACTGGTGTCCACCTCAGCAACAGTACCTAAatatgaccagcagggggcagagcAACACGTCACACACCCTTACAGCT TTGTCCATCCATcctctcatccctctcctcctctacagTGACAAACACTTCCCTCCTTCCCCCCCGTACAGCCAGCCAATCGGTGCACCTGCTGCAAAACAGGCCGACGCCCACTCCAGGACACACCCCAGTTACCGTGGTAACAACATCAACAA CACGCAGCTGGTGAAGAAGCCCCTGAACGCCTTCATGCTCTACATGAAGGAGATGAGACACAAAGTCCTGCAGGAgggacgggagagagagagtgccgCCATCAACCGCATCCTGGGACACAGG tggCACGCTCTGTCCCGCTCTGAACAATCCAAATACTACGAACTGGCCCAAAAGGAGAGACTGCTCCACATGCAGCTGTACCCTGGATGGTCGGCCAGAGATAACtat ggtaagaggaagagaaagcagaacaaacagcaaacaggaagctgcaccAG ctggACCCTGAGTGCTGGATGA